The sequence CTTCTGTTTGTTTGCATCCAGATTCCAGACAACTTGTGACAACTAACCTCTGTAAAGCTGAAAAACAGACCAACTCCTCCCAGGATCTTCAGAGCTTCTGATGAATGCTGGAGCATCTTTAGACCGCAGGTGACGCAGGCTGTTTTTTGTGTACACGGCTGCGGAAAATGAAAGCATATCTCATTTCTCATATTTGATTAACTCAACATCCATCATTCACACACCAGCTCACCATCAAACAgagcaaaataaaatgtatatggaTATTTTACTTGCCTGTAAATTTCTGCTAGTCTAAAAGGTAATAGTGTTGTAATAATCGCTTTCCTATTTAAAATCTTGATTTATTCTCAGGAGCCACAGATATTAATCTTAGtcttcatgtacagttgaagtcagaattattagcacccctgaattattagctcccttgttTATTCTTTTccacatttctgtttaacggagagaagattttttttcaacacatttttaaacataatagtttgaataactcatttctaataactgatttattttatctttgccatgatgacagtaaataatatttgactagatatttttcaagacacttctatacagcttaaagtgacatttaaaggcttaactaggttaattaggttaactaggcaggtttgggtaattaggcaagttattgtataacgatggtttgttctgtagactatgggaaaaaatatatcttaaaggggctaataattttgaccttaaaatgttttttaaaaaattaaaaactcctttcattccagccgaaataaaataaataagactttctccagaagagaaaatattatcagacatactgtgaaaatttccttgctctgttaaacatcatttgggaaatatttaaaaaaaggaaaaattcaaaggggggctaataattctgacttcaactgtatatgtgtttttCACTCTCAAAGTGAAGGAAGCTGTTGGCCTGCATTTTTATGACTCACCAAGAATcatagtttcatttaaaaaaaattaaacgttctaatgaagaaaataaaatagtCCAATGTTGACAAAATATACAGCaagttttcatttctgggtgaattatccctgtaatgaaacactccacttttttgaaaataggctcctCTTACAACCCCCCCTAGAGGTTAACACTTCAGGTTTAccattttaaatccattcagccgatctctgggtcatttatgagcacttttagcttagcttagcatagataattgaatcggattagatcatcacagtcaatttttttttaaaagacttagataattttcttatttaaagattaactcttttgtagttacataccaagacagacagaaaatgaaaatttgctattTTCTATGCCGATATGGTTAGAACCTATTCTCATCTTCTGGCGTATGGGTTGCTagcaatcacgtggttctggtgaggcaaaaaaactgaatgggagacagagGAAAACCCGTATTTTTGCGATTTTTACCTTACTTCAAAGGAGATATCAATAGATAATGTCCACATATGTTGGGCACGATCCTTATATTATgaagcatttcttttttgtttgtttaattaactAACCATGAACAAACTTTCACCGCTGGTGTGTATCTCTATGTTAACGTTCCGACTGTCTATTCCGCCAAAACACGAGTAAAGTCTtagattattgcaaaacaagacagagatttcattgCGGGAATTACATGGCAGGGTAAGTTATTCATGTTCTTCTGGATTTTGTAtacgtgtggtggtgtttgtatcttatttttatttaacacattaacatataatagacataggcctgtatataatcaaactaattattgcgttcaaaaaaagtttgtacacatggacgTATTAAAAAAATTCTACCGTTTTCCAGCCAGTTTCTTTAACTttcccccctttatgagcaaagAACTCTTTTAGAactctataaaagctgttcgtcatttctcattttagccaatttaatcaattataaacaacacaaaacttaaacattttgatgttctgatagcgattcctacgTAGAAGTATCatttcctgccctccatctaaaTTTCATGCGTCAATGATGACATCATGTGAAAAACTTTTAAATAGCGAAACTTTGCTGCCATTGCATGGCTATTGCATGGCCTGAAAATAACCCCCAGCTAGGTAACACTGCTGCATAATATTATTGCGCCAGctgagtcaagctttaaataggatttAGGGGGAAAAAGCCATTTttattttgagtgagatgctaatggtctaatccaattcaatgatttacgctaagctaaaagtgctccagccaatcccagagatcagctgaatgaattcTTAAGtggtaaaactaaactgtttaactctagtggACCTGTAAGAGAAGCCCGTTTcggaaaaaaaaagtggagtttcCTTTAAGTACTTGTTCAGAATATTACGTGAAATGGAACAGATCAAATTTTAGTGGCTCATGCTCATCGTGTCCCCCCCTTTGCTCCCAAATTTTGCTACCCTGTCCACTAACATGCCAAAAAGCTACAATAAAAGAAAAGAGGAACACAAGATTTTCTTACAGATGTACAGAGGTGTAGATCGGACATAAAGTCTGCCTGGAGGTTGGTGCTGTTGAAAAGGCCACAGCAGTCCAGCTTTTTCTCAAGGCTTATTCTTGTGTCATTACTCATTATTCTCCAGGATGATTCCAGCAGCTTCTCCTGTTTTGGCAATGAGATATGAGAGagaattaatctttaaaaaaaaataaaaaatctacaaCAACAGCTGTGTTCAAAAGTTAACAAGTCCTACCTGCTGACCCTGATTCATGGCCAGACAAGAACAGGAAACTCCAAACTGGAAGAGGAAGACTATGAAGAGAATGACCATGTACTGTGAAGAAGCATTTGTGGTCAAGGATTTACAAAGCTCAGAAgggaaaactgtaaaaataacatCAGAACACCATTATATGGTAATCAAACTGTAAGAAGACTGAACTGTAAAACCTGGGAAGTTCAGACTCCTCAAAACTTAGGACggcacgatattgggaaaaactggcattgcaatattttgtttgtcttatatattgcgatatgaatataattccaCGAGATGGCTTATAACTATATTTAGAAAGAAtcaatcattttagattgattgggatcgttcatttacataaaatataaaatgctaattaaattaatcatgttgaggtacagaaattcaataatcatgTTAAATAACCGTATAgtcttaattttataaataattaaatacaattaatctttgttaaagcttcaAACTATATAATCTCTTGGTTTAAATTTGCTTGAAATCTTAACAGGTGTTACAAACACATTCAAATGTAAATCATTCACTCTTTTGTAAAGCTGATATGGAATGATAATTATTCTGAAAAGGGCTATACAAGTAATgtagaattgaattgaaatttagGAACAAACTTTGGGATGATCCCACTAGTCATATGTTCTGCACACTGGAGATcctgtgactattgcagattcgcacattgcgaCATCAGTGCTGAaacaatacattgtgcagccctattcaaaacatttaaaagtaaaataaagccaCTTTTACACAATGTGATATGGTTCCATTCACCTTGATTTGCCTTTCCACTGCAGATTAGTACTGGTTAAAGTGGGTGGGATTATGCAAATacagtagaatacacaagatgtgtcactcaggtagttttgaatggggaaaagtgtaaaagtatatatggtgaatgaagccccgcctgctaatacaggagccaatcatcgatcgctatagacagACGTTTCTCCagggagaagctcagaccagacgtgtgcttttacgacaggttttgtggtcaacaaacacactggaaacTCAGTGAATACTTGTtttacagacataagaaatatatccacataaagcttgatcatcaatacttttaaatgaaccacaaacacttaaaaacaaaagttttttggttttgtaatctgcatGAAACAAActcgaggtacagtccgtcctgtcaaacgcacatcacatgaaagcaactactcaaacgccggcaaacttgtaaacaaagccGGTCATTTCTGGAGAAGATTCACTAgggatgtcaaaattaattgtttcttcggtgcggTGCAAATAGGGATAGGGACAACtcaatatcggttcagtaatagatcataaccggttattacttACAGACGTCATTTATCTGATATGCGCGACGTTGTGGTAgaatactatggtgagggagaAAAGGGCGAGTTAATAAACACTcctactacttaaaaagcagataattgtgcacgattcactgcttgtgagtttgctggacagtctttcactgacactgaagaaggTACTGctcgagccgctatttcactactatggagaaatgctgtaaatcTCCATCTCTacctctctctcactttggacatttgacccactggcatgtttgtgaggtaactttttctctcctctcggctgttaaagcgatacttatAGATCCAAACACGAGCGTGCCTgtggtgcgagttttctccattgggtctattatggattacctgcaaTAACCGCGTACTATgcacatatagactgtaaccaTTGTTCTTCccgcgtcactcatcggtgaacagcgctttcatttttaaagccaATCACAGCCCGTTCTATTGAGCGGGTCAAGACAATGACAATCATAGGGGTACAAGAACTCGCTTAACAGTGCTGAAAAAGCAAGTTCATTAGCTATAAATATGCTGATGTTGTCTTCTGTGGATgcattggagttttgtttgatacattcaaaaagagtgttttctttaaaTGGGTAacaattaaaggtacagttcatatatcttacagcttgtattaaaggacaaaattgcattacaaataatatataaacatttatagattttaatacagcttttttgttgtgttgcgaaaaaaaaagaagtaattttgtatggaaagcatcgtcaatgcaccgtgatgcacagagatatcgaattgaacagaattgatggcatgataatcgtaaccgaaccatgaaccatgagaccagcgtaggttcacacccctaagattcaccatcaagaccaagacGTGAATTACATCTGAAGACCAGCGcgatctgacaaagcattatccagaggatgataatgtgtaacactgcCATAAATTAGGTTGGTGCCGTGATCTCATTCCTTTCGAGTCCGCATGTgcgattttgtgtgattcgaatgtttaaaaacgaaacttatgagacgtttgttgtttaattttattggtaattccaaatatgtaatgtaatcgtaagcttgccaaacagttttggagaatttaatgtttccccattgagacagaatgcccgagcagtACGGTTTATTTCAGGTTGTCCTATCCAGTTGCTGCTGCTGACTATTTAAAATATAGTGTTTTTGATGAGTTGCATCACAAATATAATGACGCTGGTAGTGATGATTCTCTCTGACCAATCGCTGATCAGCAgagtgtattttgtgttttggtAACGGTACGGCTCACTTATAACCTCAAAGTGGTACAAAAAAAAGTACCAGGTGTTAGGTATAAAAATTAGTGGAAAAGTGGAAACCAATGAACAATTTAATTGAAATGTCAAACAAACTAATTTGAGTTGACAAGATTTTTCTATTAAGTACACAGAAGTTTCATTAATATTTCATTCCACTAATTACACTGTTCAGTTTTACAATATAATGGCTGCTAAAGGATACAAAGAAAAGCATGACTTGGTGATGGTGGACAGCTCCTATGAGTCCCACAATGGCGATCAGTTGCAGAAAGAAGCCTACGGCAATCACGCCGCCGATGATGTGGATGCTGGAGACGATCCCAAAGCCTTTGCCCCATGCTGCTACAACAATCAACAGGAGACCCACAAGCTAAGGAAGAAACAAGAGGCCAATAAGAAACATGTCACGACAGAACAAAACAAGACATTGATTGAAATAACACTATACTATCCatacaatacatattttacttCCAAAATGTGACACTTTAAAAGTTAAAAGTGATAAATATTGAGGACATTTTTAGAAGATCTAACGAGCTGATTAAAAATGatagcaataaataataaatgtaaaaaataatgcatttaagtCAAACACAATAAAACTCAACAAACATGGTAGACtggcaaaatatttaaaacaaaatactcTAAATTTActtttcagttttgtttgtttgttcagttataaaaactaaatataaactaaaccagagatgcccgtGGGCAAAcgttggcccatgataacctttgattttgcccaacatcccatctgagaagagtaTGAGAATGATGCTGGATTTTGGGCTGAGTGCCTTTAACAATCGTAATCGTAATTTCTAATGTAacgtaacctttttttgttttgttttattttattgctgaactacaaaaaaaagcaaactgaaattaaatgtttcaatttaatgttGTAAACGagtctgattttttaaaatataaatagtcACTTGattggatagaggacaatgcagaagacatcggtgagcaaatcaaggcaaaaactagtgtaaatccATTCTGTGATTTATGgtaatgtttttgctttttactgtgataagttcattataaaataaaaatatacagttgaagtcagaattattagcccccctgtttattttttttcccaatttctgtttaacagagagcagattatttcaacacatttctgaacataatagttttaataactcatttctaataactttatttaataaaataaatttatttcatctttgccatgatgacagtaaataatattttactagatattttagatatcaagacacttctatacagcttaaaatgacatttaaaggcttaattaggttaactaggcaagttaggggaattaggcaagttattgtataacgatggtttgttctgtagactataaaaagaaaaaaaattagcttaaaggggctaataattttgaccttaaaatagattttaaaaaatttaaaactgcttttattctagccgaaataaaacaaataataatttctccaggagaaaaaatattatcagacatactgtgaaaatttctttgctctgttaaacaattttctgacttcaattgtacttGTTTTgtgtataaaagaaaaaaattcaataaaattcattcaaactgcttttttcattttattattattcttgaaACTATATTAAATCTATTTTACAATAAATCCATACAATgacttaaatataataataatttaataataaatacaataataataataattaaataaattatataaatacatactaaaataaaaaaatcccacAAAATCAAAgcagaaaataagaaaataagaaatatacagtggtaaaatattttattattattattattattatttatttgtgattaGCAGCAGCTGCCAACCATATCATGTTACCCTCTCAACCAATCAACACTAACTGGGTGTGGTCTCCATATGACAGGTagttaaagtgaaaaaaaagaacaaacattAATAAAGACAAAGTACATGTAAGCTCTGTAATAAAACATGCTCTAAATACCATTTCAAGTTGACTTTAAGTGACGTCTCTACAATCATTAAAACTACAAGGACTGCATACGCCTCAAGAAGACtactttatattacatttaaattcatcAAAACTACAGTGACAGAGACCTCAAGCACAAATCACATGCTTTTACACTTCTAAAATGCTAATTACTACATATCTATAAGCTAAACTGTGACTAGGCTCTATCTACAGTTAAAGGGCTTGCCTGAAATCTACACAACCCAAAGCAAAGGGCAGAAGAATAAAATCGTGGGTCCAGAGAGCAATATAAACCTTACCGAAGAGCATTACTGTCAACTGCTGACAATGTGCGCACAGTCCCTCCTTAAACGCCAGCATGAGGGACATAATTATGATGTTATAGAGAACATTGTGaaccaaaagcaaaacaaacacaccacAAACTGTGCAGTCAGAGTGGTAGTGGACCAGACTCTTTCATGGAAAATAATTTAGCAATGCACCCATTCGGAATTTTTTTACAGATACCAATAACTCTCTACAACTGGAGGTTGATAGCCAATATATTAAATAGCctagccgataaatataaatagttcAAATATTTATGTATGATTGCGAAAAACAAAATCTATCGCCGACATCACGATGCCGAACCAGCATCACGATCCTTCGCCCCGCCCCttcgcagcagcaacccacttgtgaaaaatacacacttaggccccatttacactaacacGTCTTagtattaaaatggcattttagaacgaaaacgaccCATGTCCACACTGGTTTTTCATCAAGCATTTCTGAAAAGTCACCTTACACACTATACTgttgaaaacgcacatcacgtgaccacacacacacacactgtatgcgcgtgtctgagctccagcagtcagcgggtgctttgagcacaaaaccccagagagcagcacacgtcggacagtttatcaaggatgtaccgctggatcgtgtctcactatagttgttaaacatgatgtttaactaatcttgtctctatctaacgactcttcggttttttgaatctatcaggtaatgtgtcacagtgtcagtgcactgcttcaatcttttgctttcacgcttgtacttagtaattttagcaaaaaactcaaatactgttgcttggttcctgttggttgtgcaccttttttaccaaccaagtttgtcgatgccCATATAAcgacagatcactctgcctattcatgccagagtcccgtagAAAAAGTGATTggcaggtggtaatttgtgtgtaacttatctttgtttatttatgatttggttatgggtaaaacaaagaccatgcaggtcaggtagttgaaacggtaggctacaaataatcaATTTGCCATAATTTAATAATGATGCCATGGTcgatcgcgatgtttcacattagacattgtaccaAACTGGTCAACATCACCCAACCGTATATttggtaaaatgtatttttttaatttagatataaaatacatatgtatatggtacaaattagggctgcacgatattgaaaaatctGAAATTGCGA comes from Danio aesculapii chromosome 23, fDanAes4.1, whole genome shotgun sequence and encodes:
- the tspan31 gene encoding tetraspanin-31 — translated: MVCGGFTCSKNALCSLNVVYMLVGLLLIVVAAWGKGFGIVSSIHIIGGVIAVGFFLQLIAIVGLIGAVHHHQVMLFFYMVILFIVFLFQFGVSCSCLAMNQGQQEKLLESSWRIMSNDTRISLEKKLDCCGLFNSTNLQADFMSDLHLCTSPCTQKTACVTCGLKMLQHSSEALKILGGVGLFFSFTEILGVWLAMRYRNQKDPRANPSAFL